TACAATACGGGCTGTGATTTGTATCTGTGTGCACTCACATCGAGGACGTTGATCTTTGACTTAGCAGAGGACTCTAAAAAGGCACAGTGGTTCCACTGTCTGGCCAGGTTCTGGCCCTGTTCCTTCCCCACCACACGCTCATCCTCCAAGTCGCACTTGTTCCCCACCAGGATCATCGGCACCTGAGGACATGCAAACAGAATGTAAGTATGAATCCCTTTGTGGAAAGTGTGTTAGTTtgttatacatatatacacataagtTGACTGCACACATGCCACTAAAAATACAGCACtgtctcttttaaaatattttctttatacaACATTGTACAACAAAATTGTCAGCACCCAAAGAGGAGAAACAACATCTGAAGCAATGAAAAATGCTGATCAAACACAGATGTGTCTTGACATTTATTTGACTGGTAAGCCTGAAGGTTCAACAGTAAGCCCATAAAAACAGAGAACAAGAGGCAAGAGGAAGCGAGTGGTGAGGAACATTTggtaataaaaaattaaaagttaGACAGAGAGGAGAATAAAGAAAAGTAAGGGCTTTAGAGGAAAGTGAAAAGGGATATGGAACGATGTTTGTGGGACAGTGTGAGGCATGAgcgagatttttttttatacaagcGCCAATAGCagtacacattttaaaattgtaCTTGCTAGATATAACGTTGATAACATGAGAAACaagttctttttttaacaaaattatCCAAAATTTACAAacagtgtgtatgcatgtttgcatctttttttataCTTTGCTTCGCTtgtggagccagcctcaagtggccattagaagTACTACAGTTGCTGCTTGGTGAACACATGATTAACAGCTAAGTAGTCTATCCACTTTAATTTGAAGCCTGGATTATAGGGTCACAAACACAATCAAGGGAATCAATCCATCCCTGGAGGGAGGCCAAAGTAATCATTTAGGTTacacaacagtgacaaaagAGATTAAAGAATCAATATGAGCTTCCAATGAATGCAGtttcttttggttttatttcttttgaaagaaaatccttttcaaccaaaactgaaaacacaaccaCTGACATGAAGTGCAGCTGGGTTTGGAATCTCCCAAACACCCAACACTTCTCCTTTCGTGCCCCGATTCAGATGTTTCAACGACCAaggtcaaaaaaacaaaaactctcagaggaagagagaatATTCTGGGCAAAACTTCACCCCTAACTGTCACAGTGGGCAGAGCCGGGGCAGTCAGGGTGTCGGGATGCGTCTCATCCTGCCTGCTGTTTCCTGACCGTCTATCTAGGGAGCACGCTGGCCCGGAGGAAGTCATGGCAGCCCCGCCCAGCCCGGGATAACATCGCTTTCCTTCCTGAATGTTTTCGAACATTTCAGCTGGATTCCACGCTCAGACTGCTCCCTGGAATTATATGATAgtgtgaggctgtgtgtgtgattgtgctcATTCGTCATTTAAAATTAGCTTTACTTTACTGCCCTCTATAAACCTGTATGACACCAGAGAAAAGCTCAAGACTCAAGTCTGAGGAAGAGTTCAGTGCTTTGTCTCAGTTTTCCAGGGGTTCACGGgatatttgtgtttgtggtgcAGCTTAGCAAACAAGACATAATCAACGAGTGGAAAATTTTGCAGGCAGCACAACGGGCGCCAATAATATATCAGCTGGGGAAATCTATTTGTGGTGGGACTGCAACAAATAAATCCATGCATGGGAAATCCTGCCTTCTCTCCCTTCTCCTGGTCCAGAAACAGCACCCAGACATGTCTTGTGGATCTGGAAAAACTGGGTATTTGTCAGCAATATGGTCGTACCCTGACATGCTTTGACTTGCTCAAACTTGAGACCTTCTCCCACACACAAGTCGACTGCTCAAGGGTCGTTTTTGACAGCACTGTGGCCACACTCCTCCAGAAAATAATACTTTTAAAGGCATAGCATGAATATTCCAgggttcttttttcttttctctctcgcCCTCTCTGTGCTGTGGGGCAGACGACAGGAAACTGCGATGTTTAGATTAACCCcatggaggttgctgcttgatgtTTGATATCCAAACAAGCCCTCACACTGGACTGCTGAACGACATTTCTCCCAGGGGTCCTGGGAGAACGAGTGCTATGCCCCTCCTAACACAAACCCTGGGCCAAGCTGGGATGAAAAGGATGGAGAGAGCGGATGGTAGGATGGAGGTATGCAGGGAGGTAAAAAATGTTCAGTGTCAGCAGCACACGAGGCAGCATTAGCCTACTTTAAGAATCCACGCAGCCCACAGAGAATCTGTTCAGAGGCTGTTAACATGTTACAGACAGGTCCTGTCCCGCCCACAATGGCATGCCAGAGATTGGATTGCAGGGAACACAGAATGCAGTATAGAATGGCTTAAATGAATGGAGCCAGTCGTTCCAAATGGAGCGGTGAGTCACAAGCATGGAGTCAAGCATTAGCACCGTCCGAGTCACACAAGCAGAGACGGAGATGGCCCGGAAAAGTCATAAGACCTCTCTTACATAAGAACAGTGGAAGGAAGTAAATGGAGTGAGCTTTTAATACACTGGTGACTGCTCACTCACTTTATTCTTCTCTCCTAATGACTTTTTCTAAGGAGATGGAATTTGGTCCCACTGTGTTAAATGTACAGTCATTAAAAGGCTTGTTAATTGAGCTTGGCGATATCAAGTGCGTCTGTTCATTTTGCCAGCTTTGCAGTAAATGTTGCGTAGAAGAGCTGAGAGTgagaacagctgcagcagcaacgaGAATGTCTGCTTTAGCAAAAGCTTGAAAGCTTTCACCAATAAGAAAATTGCTCCTCTTGGatggaaaaaaaggaatgaaTGTTAAGCATTTCCTTTGTGCATTCCTGCAAGGGGCAAAGAAAGATAAACAGATGTCACAGTCAGAGGTAAAGGCTTAAATCACCAGTGGACTGATAGCTGACAGAGTGACTGTTATACCCAGATAAGCACAAACTGGGGATATATTCACAGGCAACATAGTTAGGGAAGAAAAGGGACGTCAAACGTTTTCCTGCGCGCTGAGGAGCCACTGATCCTGCAATCCATCTGTTAGCCTGAGGCTAACCTCAGCTCCCTGACCACGTAGGCCCTAATGAAGAACCACAACCTCACGATCCTGTATGTTTTTGATGAGCTGAGGCTTTCCTTGCACATCATCCCTGACAGTCCAATCACCCGCACAGAGTGCCAAACCACAGTAAGACCACAAGGCAGGCCGTAAAGAAGACGGGGAAAACACAGAGCAACAGGCGCTGAAAAGGCCAGTCAAAACAACAGGCAGAGGAGAATCCTGGCACAGATATAGAGGAAGGGGAGCAAGAGAAGGACTGACAGAAAGATGGACATTAAAGAGTGGTATAAAGCTTCCTCGCCAGGGCTGCACTGGGGCTTTTAGATGGTTGACAGGgaacagagagatgcaaaggaaggaaagagtgaggaggaagagagagagagggttaTGGTAACATTCCCTCCAGAGATCACCAAAAAAGGGCATCTAAGATCCAGCTGACGCACTATCTTCCCCACCAGAGAGGGGACGGAGGGCTTACTCACTCTACAGCCTCacaattaaacagaaaaatggaAATGTGCTTCGAACAAACAGCGAACTAGGAAACTAATGACACATCCTCTTTTTATTTGCACTGTTTCGGGCAGACTCAGAGGGGAAAACCACATCCTATGCGTGTTAAAAAGCAAGAATAAGGGCTGAACATCCACCAGTGAGGCAAAGACATTCCCTTAATTTTAATTAGCTAAGTGGGGATGTTGGCTCTGTGTCCATGTTAAACAGAGATGAAGTAATCAAACCACAGGGacctaacattagctaatgctaGGCTACGTACAGTACACAACTTTCACTGAGTGCTTTCTCATTGTTTTCGCTCCACGGACAACACAGAAATGACACCATGACACCGTGTACATTATGTCGAGCTCATACAAATTTGTAATTACTGGCATAAGATGCAGTGATTACAGTGTTGAATGGTATCCATAGCAACAGTGCAACCAGGTCCTGAACAATGTAGGCGGCTGAGAACACAGAAGTGGGGAGCTTGTAACCTATCTGTACCGTTAACACTGTCTGTGTTGCTACAACCCATTCAGCCATGATTTAAAGTTGTGTGAAAATGAAGAAGAGCTGGGGTAAACATGCTTAATAAGAGTGTACACTAAATACTTACATCCTCTGTGTCCTTTACTCGTAGAATCTGTTCTCTCAGGTCCTGGAGGTCGTTGAAGGTGGACTGTGCTGTGATGGAGTATACCAGGGCGAAGCCTTGGCCGTTCTTCATGTACAAGTCCCTCATTGCTGTGAACTGCTCCTACACAGCGGGAAAAATAAAGAGCAAACAGCTCTGTCACATGTTCTCTGCGATTTTATAAACTACTGAATGGTTATTGTAAAAGTCTACTGCATATTAACAGGAAATCACAGTGTCGTGATATGATCTGAGACTAAGTACATATAGTGACAGATGTAGTGCAGTGGAAGTGTTGGATCTCTGTCAAGTCtttccaccacacacacacaccgttgTTCAGTGTAGGTAGACTATCAGCACCGTCTGATTCTTTCCACTAAAAAACAAGCATGAACACATATGTTGCCCCTGCACCATCGACATACGTACAATTACCTTACATTCTTCCAGCATACCTGTGCTGGACAAGACAGAGGTATTCCTACATGAACAAGACTTACAGTCTACAGCTATGTTGTAAGGCTGTACCTAGCTttgatgctaacatgctgatgttgagCTGGTATACTTAAAATATTCATCATCTAAAGCCCCTCTCACTTATGCACTTCAAACTTGAAATTACCTAGACATTACCTGGAGGAGCTGTATGTAAGTAGGCAAGTCTGAATCACTTGCATTGGACATTAAACGGACGTCACCCTACCAGCACCTGAGTGTGTGACTAAAGCAGGTAATTGTCCAGAAAACTCATAGCGAGCAAGTGGGTGTGTAAATATCAGTTAAAGTATTAATTGTTTCCTCACAGACACAGGAACATCTGTGCCAAATGGtagtccatccaatagttgtcaaGATATTTAACTCTACTAAACCACTAATGTAAACTTTAAGGTGGCACTAGGGGAAAGTCTGGGCGTCAATAAAGCCAGTAGATTTCATCCTGTGGGGAACAGGAGTTGCCAACTCTTTTCCAATTAAAGTAGCTAGCTCCAAAAGTTCACCAGATGATGTAATGCACTCATATGCATTTTGGTGACACCACTGTGTATTAATTGGGGATAATGGAAGCATTTTACAACTTTGCTGGATTAGATTCAAAAGAAAAATCCTCAACAAAACATCTGAATGCAATGAGAGCTTCCAATCCAGAGAGCCAGAGTGTCAACTGAGCCATAAACTACTGAACTCCCACAGTGCAGCAAGCAGGGTCTACCCTCCTCCCGCCTACACCACACCTACTGACTGCCTGCACCGTGCTGCTGCATAGCAGAGAGCGGGAGAGACCCCTTGCCATTATCAGAGGAGCAGCAATTACTTTAAGCAGCATGCAAGGGAATGAATTCCAACTTAATATCTTTGAATCTAGTTCTCGTGTTTCCTCTAATGGTCTGAATAAGCCGCTAAGTGTGTCACAAATCACTTTTTAGAAATAATGTCGCAAAGAGGGTCTGAAAAGTTGCTAAATCTAGATAGAAAGTTGCCAAGTTGGCAACATTGCTGAGTACTCTAAATGTCTTTACAAGATTTTATCTTTATCCATAATAGTTGTTGAGTTTGAttcaaatattgttttaatctGGATCAACCTCCCTTCGAACCGACACTGCCATCCTTAGATCCACGCCACTCACATAGCTAAACCGTAACACATAATGCTGTCGGTTATAACAGTGTCGCACAACTTGATGGCATCTTAGGTGGTAAAATCTTTGAATGCAAGTCCAGACATTCGGTTCAtcgacagctttttttttttttttttttttttagattttcttCAAAGATTCACATGTTAAGCCTGACATTTCTGAGAGAAGTTTCCATCATCTAAAATGTCACCGTTCAATACAGTGACTCAGGGGTCCGTATACACAGCGGTGCAGGGTATCGACAGAGACTTCAGTTGTATGGAGTTCACTTACTGTGCCTGCTGTGTCGAGAATTTCAAGCATACATTGCTGGCCATCTACCTCCACTTGCTGTAAGAGAGAGGATAAGGTAACACATTTCAGGATAATGGGCAAgtcatttcatatttaaaataCTGCATACAGTGAGAATAAAGAGAGACAACtaacacagagggagagatgaaagaGAGTAAAagtgtaaagacaaaaaaaagaaaaacaggagggagaaggagaaatagagagatgaagggagttaaaaaaaaaaaagagcacaatATCATGACGTGAACCCGCTGAGCAGCTGCTAACAATCAGCTCCTTCCTATCCAGCACTCGGCCTCCCCCTCAACCCCCCTCTAGGGACACTCACCTTTCTGTACGAGTCTTCTATTGTAGGGTCATATTTTTCCACAAAGATTCCCTGTACAAACTGAACTGTCTGTAAGAGAAGACACAGAGCGAGCCAGCGTCAGATCAATGTGACCTCCCCGGCCACAAGAACAAAACATCCAGAGTGGCAAAAATGGCCCCAAGTGCCAGATGTCCTTGCTGGGCAGGAGATTGGAGAAGCAGTTGTTCATGATGTTGCCAGAGAGACCAGAAAGGACGCAAGTAAAAGTCTGACTGATCTCATAGACAAATGTGACATACATATGCAAATGAAAGACTCTTAGGTAGGACAGTGCTACATTAAAGTGACGGTTCACtcgaaaaataaaaaatatatatttttcctctcacctgtagtgctgtttattaatctagatcgttttggtgtgagttgcagagtgttggagatatcagctgtagagatgtctgccttctttctaatataatggaactaaattGCACTAAGCTTGTGGtactcaaagcaccaaaaaaaaaaaaaaaaaaaaaaaaaaaatttgaaaatctcaacagcaatgtctctttacagaattCATGGCTCAGCTACTATTTTCATTGTACCGAACTATACCCGCCATCCGAATCACCaaacagaaggaagagtgcatctactcatggacctCATGGTCTCATAGTGAGGCTTGTACTCGTGACAGCtccatatttaaacataaactaATCGGCTgaactgtaacattagctagctcagtgatgctaggtgagctagcagtagggCTGGGAATCACTAGAGGCTCCATGGTACAATATCACAATACTCCAGTCACGacacaatattattgtgattttaaacacattgcgatatgctgaggattgcaatatattgcaatttattacctgtTTTCAACTGCAAATAATGTCCCAAAACAAAACCCTTAAAGTTATTTGACAGCACAGATGTTGAAAAAGTTCATTTCACCAGTATgtgcagcagcggcagcaaAATGTTTATGGTGGTAATAACTGCAAATGATAATATTTTTCAAGTAGGCTAccttaagtttaatttgtatttgtaatattcatcatttttacattaaaaaaaatcgatacttgTCACTGTAATAAtccgatattgccacacaaagatatcacaatattatgctatatcaatttttttccccctcccatagctagcagtagatgcacacttccatCTGTGCAGTGACACGATTGGTGGGTGTAGTCCGGTTGAGAGAGAACAGCTCCTACATCACGAAAGTGATCACAGTAAGGTCTGAAGgtatgatttctgcaaagagacattgctgtttatttgtttaattgtatAGATTtggctctttgagcaccacaagctgagtgccatctagttccattatattaaagagaaggcagacatctctatagctgatatctccaacacttggcaactcacaccaaaacaatctaggttgataaacagcactacaggtaagaggtaaaGTATGTATTcttcattttggggtgaactgtccctttaagcactGTGCCTAATGGTAGGTTTACATTAGGGGTAGACTGAGTTCACCTAATAATGTCTTAAGGTCTAAACATGTCTGCCTGCCAGTTTGAGGGATTAACCTGACTTCAACACCTGGTCGCAGTAAGCTAAGGAGGACATGcaacattttacagacattcaCAGCCTCCTGACAAACTTACAGTGACAATAAAGTACACATAAGTACAGGACTCTGTGTTGGTACTTAATCAAAATGGTGAATTTGGAAATGGATTTCAACTTCTATATATCCGTCAATCCTTGACAAATAGATGGGGAATACAGAGTCAGAGAagcctgcagcacacacagctAATCTTTTGAAAGAACTGTACTGTGTAACACCGGGCTTGAAGACTGTAGAGCTGAACACTTACCTATAAATAgtgatagcaaaacaaaacacttgaaGTAAGAAATGGGAAACAGACAGTTTGTTCTGAGGTGTTGTTGCTCGCTGTGACAGAAATGCCTCACATTATTTTACAACAAAGTTTTCACAAAGTTTCAATGACAGCCCTACAAAGCCTGAAGGCAACACACTGCAGAGGTGTAagaggtgatggtggtggtggggtcaGAAAGGGGTTCAGGAGTGAATACTCACCAGAGCGGACTTGCCCACACCTCCAGAGCCTAACACCACTAGCTTGTATTCACGCATGGCGGGTTTGCTTCACTGGACAGCCCAACAGTCTGCACTGGACAAATGTGGGAAAAGCAAAAATGGACAGACTGATTAGAAAAAGGTGCAAAAAATagataaagacaaaacaaaaaaacaaagtcgAGCTTTTCAAGTAAAACAAAGGAATTTTCCCAGTCTGGTCTGTGAGTTTTTCCACTCGAGAAAAGGAGGGATTCTAGTCATTCCTGGAGGTTATGGACAAGAAGCAGCACAACAATGGAGGGAACACCCATAAGTGGAGCTGCTTcagggtggaggaggtgaagagTATGTGACCCCTCTCTAACACAAACCAGCTGTGGTGTGTACGAGTGGTGGGGGGAACTGAAGGGGAGATGATACATGGATCTGGCAGATATTCCTCCTAATGACACAATAATCTGGCCTtcacacaccaaaacacaccCTGCTGTCAGATGTTTCAGTCACTCGCTCATTCTTTGGTATTGTaacacagcaacacactgtcagtgttttttgactcatgacagaaaacagctgaGGGAAGTGGAAACTGCGATGGGGAGGAAATTGTGAAATCACTGGAACATCCCTTTAAGGGATGCAGAGGCTTCGACTCTTTGGCACACAGTGTGGTGTAAAGTCAGTTGGGTTAGCCAACTGGGTCACTACAAGTTGGGCTACAGGGACGGAGAGACGGCTACACTGAGGGATAGCTGAGGATGGGTGAAGCGGGGgattttggattctttgtcttctttctggccttaaataa
This region of Epinephelus fuscoguttatus linkage group LG1, E.fuscoguttatus.final_Chr_v1 genomic DNA includes:
- the LOC125896957 gene encoding ras-related protein Rap-1A-like, with product MREYKLVVLGSGGVGKSALTVQFVQGIFVEKYDPTIEDSYRKQVEVDGQQCMLEILDTAGTEQFTAMRDLYMKNGQGFALVYSITAQSTFNDLQDLREQILRVKDTEDVPMILVGNKCDLEDERVVGKEQGQNLARQWNHCAFLESSAKSKINVLDIFYDLVRQINRKTPVEKKKAKKKSNCVLL